The Liolophura sinensis isolate JHLJ2023 chromosome 6, CUHK_Ljap_v2, whole genome shotgun sequence genomic sequence AGGGATATCAAAGACATACAAGACTTAGCAAGATTTCGGAATCTGAAATACCTCTGGTTAAATGGAAACAAGGTAGGACGTATTGGAAGTTTTTAAAGTTATATATGgtcaggggtcaaaatgtttgatattttgatttcatcagaaTGATGACCTTGCCAAAAAATTTAGGTCATCCAATATAATGTGaaggtgtgaaatgtattaaattatatttatatcattgtgAAATAACAAGGAGGTGgataatataaatgaaactatGACATGTGTCTggaattataaatatttacatgatagAAAGTTATCTTTGGGATGACCTGGGCTTGATATGAGGTCATGATATTAAATTAACTTTGCACCTGGTATTTCTCAGTTGATTTCTTGCATTCTGTACTGGTTATTTTAGTTGTTTAAATAGATTTTTGTGTTCTGCATTTTAGGAAAAAGTATGAGTAGATATGAgaatgatttaattatttatttaatgtgatgATAGATTTGCACCATACACAAAAGGACTTTTCATCTATACGATGGTCtgcagtttcatgggtggagaaaaccagggtGCCTAGAGTAAAGCACAAACCTAGCTTTGGCAAGGCATAGACTAACTTTCCATGGTGTGAAGTGCAGATTTATAAGCTGTATTGGTGTCAGGGAAGTGTCTTTTACAAATGTAAGACTTCCCTAACATTTCCCAGAGCTCCTTTGACTGTTTAATGCAGGCCACAGGAACTGATTATAATGAGAGCTGGGGAAAACAGCAAGGCCAGGATTGAGCTCCTGCTTTATATGTGTAGATGATCATGAGTGATAATACTGGCTAACAGAAAATTAacagtagttttgtctcaaaaatataACACTTAGAACTAATCTTAggcattttaatttttaatggtTAGCTATAACATGTAAAGAGGCCATACTGGAAATTTttgacaaataaatcaatcagcacaaatccatgtgaattttcagttattttaaaatagcccaACTAATTACCTTTCTCAAAATATCAACCTCATCTACACAAATATCACTGCTCAATATTgataataaagttcctaaaatttataaagcgagCGGCATTATAACTATTTTCACGATAAGTAGTGCAAATACCAGTCTGATCTGTGGTGATAGGCAATATTTTCATCTATTCTTGGTAGATATAGAAAATGTGATGTGATTACCAAAAGAAATGTCTAAAATATGTATAGTCTCTTTAATGGCACTATCTTTAACTTATCCcttatttaattcttttttcaGCTGAGGAGAATATCTTGCCTCAGTCAGAACTTTCGTCTCGCTGAGCTCTACTTACAGAACAACCAGCTAGTGGAAATTACTGGTGCCTTACAACACCTCACAAGTTTACAGGTTCTTATGCTACATAATAATCAACTGACAGATCTACAGGGTGTCATCCGAGAATTCAGCAAGATGGGCAATCTCAAGACTCTTAGTAGGTCACTTATGTTAAAATTATGTGCTATATATATGCAGGCGAAAGTTAAACCTAATTCTACAATTACATGAATAATTAATGGGAGAAGTTTGATCAGGCCAGTGCTACAAGATCTGGTACTTCAGTAATGTAGCACCACAgggtttatttcattgatttgatttgataggattcatttttaattaaaattgtgCATTTTATACAATGGCAGACAGGTTTGGTTTATGATCAGAGGAACCAGTCGACTTTATTTTGTAGCAGAAACCAAAACTTATGGTTGTGGTTGCTTGTTGCGGAAACATCGGAGGTTGCATTGGTTTGTAATAATCTTCATCTAAGTTATTGATATTTAACTCATTATTTTCAGATCTGTTTGATAACCCCATTGCACAAGAACCAGATTACAGAATATTTGTGATTAAGAATTTGCCCAAACTAGAGTTGCTTGACAGAAGAGGTGAGTGTTGGTTTAATTTGTATCAGATTTAAAACTGTTCTGCATtgtttgttgggtttttttttctttgtatttaagaatgttttacttgtgACAGATATGATAAGATCTGGAAACTATATAGAGCCCTACAGGAAGCAAAGACAAGTTCACTCAAGTGGGAAAGTTTTCAAAATACGTGATACAAGGTGTAACATATTGCCATAGAGTGTGCTGCATTTTTAGGATGTGATAGCAATCCTGCAGCTTGTTCATACTGAGTACGAGAAGAGACTTGTGACACTGGTTTAAGTATTTGTTTATCCTGAAATTTTAATGTCAAAACTATTTTCCGTTAGGTGTATTTTcaacataaaagtgaaaaaacccCAAACAATTGTAAGTTTCATACCCAATTTCTATACGAATCTGGCCTAATACTGTGACAGCCACAACCTCGAATACCTAAACATGAAACCTCAGATGGATTGGAATCCTGCTTTCCAGAGTGCTGTGGAGTGTGCATTCTGAACTAGAATTATTCACGGAATatgtgtattgatttattttacattggTCACAGAGGTGTCCCGAGAAGAACAGAAGGAAGCTAAGGCAATGTACAGTGAACGCAGTCAGGTGGTCAGCCGCTCAATAGCTTTTGGGAGGAGAGCTCCACCCTTCCCTAGTAAGACATCACATCAGaacaagagttatctccccagGGTTTTCCTTGCAGGTAAGTTCAACTACTGTTCTCGagcatttttcttattttttttttttaaatacatttaacttAACATTTCACCTCCTGCTTCTCATTTATTAGATGTGTGAAAAGCTGTTTCAAAcgtgtttatttttcttgaaataatatTCATCTAGTTGTAATTTCctgcctttttttatttttctagaTACCACGTATTTGGGGAACAGCTTTTATCGAGACAAGTGAGTacaatgatttaaatgttgaatCTATGTGTATGTACGGTGTCTTACACGAGAAACCTTTGTAACATATCCAGAGTGTTTCCTTCCAAAATGGTGCACTACTAGCGAATTGTCTAATACCTTCAAGTTACAAATGTGCACAGTGTAAAGTGACAGCAAGGACAATTATACACTAACGTCTTACTTACTTTATCTGATTAgtacactcaagaatttttcacttatattttgGTGATCAAGTTTAGGAAAGCTAGGCAGAGCCCAGTGTACCCCACCGCTCTTCCCTTCCCGGAAAACATGCTAGCATAAAGGATGAGATTGAGTcgcaagagttggatttgaaacACGATACATTGTTGATGTTGTGCGCTACAATTCATTTTCGATgcaaaaaatggaaatatatgggaaatatacttgagtataaTGCAAAACACCAAAAGAGATAAATACACCAATGAGATCAATAAAGAAATGAACTTGTCCCATATTAATCACGCTTTTCTGTTGTAGTCCACCATTTGACAGCAAGGAAGAGGCTGTCCTGGCCAGGAGGTCACAGAACATGGTTTCCCTGTTCACGTATTTCGACTGGACAAAGCTTCCTCGAATACAAGAACGGAGAATGGCAGACAAGCCATTTGAGTCCCCGGAGCTCATAACTCATGTGTACAGATAATCTCTGTCCCATGCCTGTGTCTACTACAGTTTAATTTCACATGAATGTCCCACCATGGTCATTTAATACTTGTTTCTACAGATTTCAGTGTACATCCATTCATCAgtacatgaataataaatgtTACTTGCTGGTTTTTGGACAGGAcattaaaatgtctgtgtacacggACCAATTGTGAACCAAGTTCAAGGGGGAATCTGTACTTTTATATTTCATCAACCTCATCATTTCAATTTATAATTATGCAATTTACAGACTTACATCTGTGATATTAGTCTAAAAGGAACATCAGAAATCATATCTGTACAATTCTCTTACAGTGTGCCCTTTCTCTATGAAGCATATACAAGTTTAATGCTTTAAcaatttaatgttttgttaatGCCTTtgttatgtgtaaatgtatgattGTAAGGTAAAGTTGTATATTGAGCTAGATTGTGATATATTCTTTGTAGATGGCATTTATACATGCAAGCTTTTGTATGAAAACAAtggtttaattaaaaaaaagtgaaaaaaagccAAAGCTGCCATTTTCACGTTTATTTCAATACAAAAACCTCTACAGCAGTGAACAGTGACCCCTGGTTTCAATACAAATGAACATATTTCCCCTGGCTCTGACAAACCCTGTTGTATTGTTACTTCTCCAAGACAACCATTTATCTACTTCACGAGTTTTTAGCATGCGATCACCTACACTGACTTGATACTAAAATCATTGTGTGGACCAAAGCTGTGCTTAATGCAGTTACAACAATGTCTGTCATGAACACTGAATTACTAGAGCAAACAACACTGTATCCTGTAAAACAGGTCCTAGAACCTCTGTCTACCAGCACATGCTGATGTTTTTCCCTCTCTCAAAATTCAATGCTCAGAACATTCTTTGCCTTTGTTTCCCAAACATGATTTGTAGTTTGTGTCAGTAGTAGTATGGTGTGATAAGTCAGCAATCAGTAGTTTACATCAATTATAACCCAGACAGATGAACAGATCTTATATGACATCCCATATACAATCAGTGCTATTTTAAGCAGCACATGAGGATGACTGGTTCCATGGGTGGAGTTGCCAAGAGTAAACTACTAACCTTTAGCAAAGTAACTAATGAACATTCTCACATGCGAAACAGTCAAATGGAGCAAGCTCTATGTGTATGCCAGCTATATCCACAAAACTTCAAGTACAATCACCAGGCTTATGTTGGCACCTAGGTCCTGACAGTTGCGGATGTGTGAAAATGACCAGGCTTATGTTGGCACCTAGGTCCTGACAGTTGCGGATGTGTGAAAATGACCAGGCTTACGTTGGCACCTAGGCCCTGACAGTTGTGCATGTGTGAAAATGACCAGGCTTATGTTGGCACCTGGGTGCTGATAGTTGTGGATGTACGAAAATGACCAGGCTTACGTTGGCACCTAGGTCCTGACGGTTGTGGATGTATGAAAATGACCAGGCTTATGTTGGCACCTAGGTCCTGACAGTTGTGGATGTCTGAAAATGACCAGGCTTATGTTGGCACCTAGGTCCTGACAGTTGTGGATGTCTGAAAATGACCAGGCTTATGTTGTCACATAGGTCCTGACAGTTATGGATGTCTGAAAATGACCAGGCTTATGTTGGCACCTAGGCCCTGACAGTTGCGGATGTATGAAAATGACCAGGCTTACGTTGGCACCCAGGCCCTGACAGTTGTGGATGTATGAAAATGACCAGGCTTGTCACCTAGGCCCTGACAATTGTGGATGTATGAAAATGACCAGGCTTATGTTGTCACCTAGGTCCTGACAGTTGTGGATGTCTGAAAATGACCAGGCTTATGTTGTCACCTAGGTCCTGACAGTTGTGGATGTATGAAAATGACCAGGCTTATGTTGTCACCTAGGTCCTGACAGTTGTGGATGTATGAAAATGACCAGGCTTATGTTGTCACCTAGGCCCTGACACTTGTGGATGTATGAAAATGACCAGGCTTATGTTGTCACCTAGGCCCTGACAGTTGTGGATGTATGGAAATGGCATTGGCTGTCCGAGGCTGGGACTGAAGCAACACCTCATGTTTATAACAATTTCTGAACCATGCAACCCACCACACCTGATAATACATACAGCTGTGAGTTGTGAAAT encodes the following:
- the LOC135466423 gene encoding leucine-rich repeat-containing protein 72-like yields the protein MAATKVDELIKVQMDKKGTKRDIDLREIYLANRDIKDIQDLARFRNLKYLWLNGNKLRRISCLSQNFRLAELYLQNNQLVEITGALQHLTSLQVLMLHNNQLTDLQGVIREFSKMGNLKTLNLFDNPIAQEPDYRIFVIKNLPKLELLDRREVSREEQKEAKAMYSERSQVVSRSIAFGRRAPPFPSKTSHQNKSYLPRVFLADTTYLGNSFYRDNPPFDSKEEAVLARRSQNMVSLFTYFDWTKLPRIQERRMADKPFESPELITHVYR